A genomic region of Palaemon carinicauda isolate YSFRI2023 chromosome 22, ASM3689809v2, whole genome shotgun sequence contains the following coding sequences:
- the LOC137615984 gene encoding protein FAM200C-like, producing MASSAKKQQYDESYIQYGFTAINKSGIEFPQHVLGHKVLSLECMKPSFLKRHLNSCHPSFISKNAAFFKQKEEGLKRARFDRSGHFRQQNEAGLRASYMVSLRIAQEKKPHNIAEKLIVPCCKDIIRCVIGCDAEQKVTSVPL from the coding sequence ATGGCCTCATCAGCGAAGAAACAGCAGTATGATGAAAGCTACATTCAGTATGGATTCACTGCTATCAACAAAAGTGGGATTGAATTTCCACAGCATGTATTAGGCCACAAAGTTTTGTCACTGGAGTGCATGAAGCCTAGCTTTCTCAAACGCCATCTAAACAGCTGTCATCCAAGTTTTATAAGCAAGAATGCTGCTTTCTTCAAGCAAAAGGAAGAGGGATTGAAGCGAGCACGCTTCGATCGTTCGGGACATTTCAGGCAACAAAATGAAGCTGGTTTGCGTGCATCCTACATGGTATCACTGAGAATTGCACAAGAAAAGAAACCTCACAACATTGCAGAAAAGTTGATAGTTCCTTGCTGCAAAGATATAATACGTTGTGTTATTGGTTGTGATGCTGAGCAGAAGGTCACATCAGTACCTCTCTAA
- the LOC137615983 gene encoding zinc finger BED domain-containing protein 5-like codes for MSEDVKQQVIAELKEASLGKFAIQLDESTDVAACAQLLVFVRYVTGQDFKEEFLFCHTLNTTTRGEDIFNEVSLFFEKEGLSWNNVCACTTDGAPAMLGRRSGFRGRVNQVNPETKHLHCMLHRYALASKTLPPDLKLVLDDVVHMVNAIKSSALNTRLFSLLCQEFGCDEEVLLLHTEVRWLSRGNVVSRVESLKEELTEFFKCDNKAKSLEFTKKLSDSQWLQKLAYLSDIFLRLNSFDLSLQGRFATVSDFMDKLRSLTMKLELWEGKVKDGNLSMFEHLGEALDKRQNTGKQDVMQLVQSHLASLRMELQSYFPELSELASKLIRNPFIVNVHLLPDNMQEEFLELVNDSVAKDAFETLSLTKFWAKMSEIYPVVSKVVLNSLLMFPSTYLCEQGFSTLLNMKTKHRSRLNVEHDLRLCLSNTAPRIEKLVCNRQAQPSH; via the coding sequence ATGTCTGAGGATGTCAAACAACAAGTAATTGCTGAATTAAAGGAAGCCTCTTTAGGAAAATTTGCAATCCAGCTTGACGAGTCGACTGACGTGGCTGCTTGTGCACAACTCCTAGTGTTTGTGCGATACGTCACTGGTCAAGATTTCAAGGAAGAGTTTTTGTTCTGTCATACCTTGAATACGACTACTAGAGGTGAAGACATTTTCAATGAAGTCTCATTGTTTTTTGAGAAAGAAGGACTGTCTTGGAATAATGTATGTGCATGCACAACTGACGGAGCACCAGCAATGCTTGGTCGTCGATCAGGATTTCGAGGAAGAGTGAATCAGGTGAATCCTGAAACCAAGCATCTTCATTGCATGCTTCATAGATATGCCCTGGCATCCAAAACTCTCCCACCTGATTTAAAATTAGTCCTGGATGATGTTGTGCACATGGTAAATGCCATTAAGTCAAGCGCCCTAAATACAAGACTGTTTTCCCTTCTGTGCCAAGAGTTTGGATGTGATGAAGAAGTGTTGCTCCTTCACACTGAGGTTCGCTGGCTGTCGAGGGGGAATGTGGTATCAAGAGTAGAATCACTAAAGGAGGAgctcactgaattcttcaaatgtGACAACAAGGCAAAGTCACTTGAGTTCACCAAGAAATTGTCAGACAGCCAGTGGCTTCAGAAGCTGGCCTACCTGAGTGACATATTCTTACGCCTCAACTCATTTGACTTATCCCTCCAAGGCCGTTTTGCCACAGTGAGTGATTTCATGGACAAACTTAGGTCACTGACCATGAAGCTGGAGCTTTGGGAAGGGAAGGTCAAAGATGGAAATCTTAGCATGTTTGAACACCTTGGTGAGGCACTTGATAAAAGACAAAACACTGGAAAACAAGATGTGATGCAACTTGTGCAATCACATCTAGCTTCTCTGCGGATGGAGCTGCAGTCTTACTTCCCCGAATTGAGTGAATTGGCATCAAAATTGATTAGAAACCCTTTCATTGTGAATGTGCACCTTCTCCCAGATAACATGCAAGAGGAGTTCCTAGAGTTGGTGAACGACTCTGTTGCAAAAGATGCATTTGAAACACTTTCCCTAACCAAGTTCTGGGCTAAAATGAGTGAGATTTACCCTGTTGTATCTAAAGTAGTTCTGAACTCTTTGTTGATGTTCCCTAGTACTTAtctgtgtgagcaaggattttcaacGCTGTTGAACATGAAAACCAAACATCGATCACGGCTTAATGTGGAACATGACCTACGATTGTGCCTGTCTAATACTGCTCCTCGAATTGAGAAACTTGTTTGTAACAGACAGGCACAGCCTTCACACTGA